GCCGATGCGCGCACTCCCGATCGCCCTCTGCACCGCGCTCGCGGTCTCGGGCTGCTCCAACTTCCTGCCGGCGGCCGGCCCGACGGCGAGCGCGGTCGCGTCGGGCGCCGACGTCGCCACCGACCAGGGCCTCCTCGCCCGCTACGAGATCATCGACGTCAACGCCGCCGTGGTCGAGGCCCTGCGCGGCCGTCCGCTCGACAGCCTGCTCGCCTCCTTCGGCGACCGCCGCCCCTCCGTCGAGCCGGTGATCGGCGTCGGCGACACCGTGGCGGTGACCATCTACGAGGCCAGCACCGGCGGCCTGTTCTCCGGCTCCCTGTCGGTCGACCGGTTCTCCTCCGGCTCGAAATCGGCCACCATCCCGCCCCAGGTCGTCACCCGCGACGGCGCGATCACGGTGCCGTATGCCGGCCGCATCCAGGTGGCGGGCAAGCGCGTCCAGGACGTGCAGGCCCAGATCGAGCAGGAGCTCGCCGGCAAGGCGATCGAGCCGCAGGTGATCGTCACCGTGGTCCAGCCGACCAGCACCGCCGTGACGGTGACCGGCGAGGTGACGGCGGGCGCCCGCCTGCCGCTCTCCACCAAGGGCGACCGGCTGCTCGACGTGGTCGCCTCCGCCGGCGGCGTGCGCGCGCCGGTCTCCGAGACCTTCGTGCGGCTCTCGCGCGGTTCCACCACCGCGACGGTGCCGCTGACCGCGATCGTCTCCAACCCGCGCGAAAACATCTTCCTGCGCCCGGGCGACACCCTCACCCTGGTGCGCGACCCCCAGACCTTCCTGGCGGTGGGCGCGCTCGGCGCGCAATCCGAGATCCCGTTCGCCGCCGAGGGCATCACGCTGGCCCAGGCGCTGGCCAAGGCGCGCGGCCTCTCGGACCTGCAGGCCGACCCGGCCGGCGTGTTCCTGTTCCGGTTCGAGCCGGCCTCGGTGGTGCGCCGCATCCGCCCGAACAGCCCGCTCCTGTCCTCGAACTTCGTGCCGGTGGTCTACCGGATCAACATGCGCGATCCCAACAGCCTGTTCGTCTCCCAGGCGTTCCGGATGCGCAACCGCGACCTCGTCTACGTCTCGAACGCGCCCTTCACCGAGGTCCAGAAGGTGCTCGGCGTGTTCTCGACCATCACCGCGCCGGTCTCGGCCGGCGCCTCGGTCTACGCCGGCGTGCGGTAAGGGCGAACCGGGCGGGCCAAGCGGCCCGCCCGGTTCGGGTCAGGGCGTCACCACCCGCACCGGTGCGCCCCGGCGCCAGGCCGCGATCGCCTCGACGGTGTCCTCGTAGAACATCCGGAACGTGCTCTGCGTGACGTAGCCGAGATGCGGGGTCAGCACCGCGTTCGGCACGCTCCGCAGCGGATGGTCGGCGGGCAGGGGCTCGCGGTCGAACACGTCGAGCCCGGCCCGGATCCGGCTCTCAGCCAGGGCCGCCACCAAAGCCGCCTCGTCGATCAGCGGGCCGCGGGAAGTGTTGATCAGGATCGCCCCTTTCCGCATCCGGGCGATCTCGCCCTCCCCGACGATGCCGCGGGTCGAGGGCGCCAGCACCATGTGCAGGCTGACGACGTCGCTCTCCGCGAACAGGGCCTCCCGCGTGACGAGACTCGCCCCGCCGGCCTCGGCCCGCTCCGGCGTCAGGTTGGGGCTCCAGGCCGTCGGCCGCATGCCGAGCGCGCGGCCCACCGCCGCGACCCGGGCCCCGATGCGCCCGAGTCCCAGGAGCCCGAGGGTGCGGCCCTCCAGGCCCTCGCCGACCGTTTCCTGCCAGCGCCCGGCCGCCACGTTGGCGAATTCCCGCGGCAGGTTGCGGGCACAGGCCAGCATCAGCGCGACGGTGAGTTCCGCGGTGGCGATGCCGCCCTCGCCGTTGCGGGTGTTGCAGACCGTGATGCCGCGGGCGTTCAGCGCCGCGGTGTCGACCGACGGGTTGCGCCCGCCGGTGAACACCACGAGCTTCAGATTGGGCAGGGCTGCGATCAGATCGGCGTCCAGCGGCATGCGCTCGCGCATCAGGCAGAGCACGGTGTAGGGCGCGAGCCGCGCGGGAGCGTCCGCCCGCGGCACCGGCTCCGAGAAGAACTCCACCGCCACGTCCGGGCCGAGGCCGCCCCACTCGGCGAGCCCCGCGGCCACGCCCTGATAATCGTCGAGCACCGCGATCCGGATGCCGTCTTCGTGTGTCGTCACGCGATTTCCTCCCTGATACGATTTCCGGAAGACTACTTCCGGAAATCGTATCGCAAGCCTGCGCAGCGCTTGAGCGAAGCCGATTTCCGCACTGCGAAGCAATCAGTCGGAAATCGTATGAATCCCTTCATATCCGGCGCCGGACGGGCGTTCCAGCCGGGGCGTCCGTGCTATGCTCGCCGCAGCACCCTGACGCGCCGCGCCCCCCTTGCGCCCCCGCGGGCTCGCGCCCGATAGAGCGGGCGCCTCGCCGGGTCCGCGCGGAGAAGGGACTGATAGCCGTGCTTCGCACGGACAGGGGGGCGGCGGCCGTGCTAAGCGGCCGGACGAGCGAGGCCGGAGGTCGGAGTGGTTCGAACGATGCGGGAGCGCCGGGGATGACGCGCACCAGGGCCGTCGCCGCCCTGTGGCTGGCGATCGGAGCGCTGCTGACCGGGGCGGGCGCCGCCCGCGCCGACGTGACCGTCGGGGTCGCGGTGCCGCGCACCGGCGCGGTCGCCGGCATCGGCGAGCAGGTGCTCCAGGGCGTGCAGGCCGCCGTCCGGGACGCCAATGCCCGCGGCGGCATTGCCGGCGAGCCGATCGTGCTCGACGTGCAGGACGATGCCTGCGACCCCGGCCAGGCGATGGCGGTGGCCGAGCGCTTCGTGCGCGCCGGCGTGCGGCTGGTGATCGGGCATGTCTGCTCCAGCGCCTCGCTGGCGGCCTCCGACGTCTACGCGGCGGCCGGCGCGGTGATGATCAGCCCGGCCTCCAACGCCGCGCGCCTGACCGATCGCGGCTTGCCGACCATCTTCCGGGTCTCCGGCCGCGAGGACGACCAGGGCCGGCTCTCGGCCACGATCCTGGCCGAGCGTTTTCGCGACAAGAAGATCGCGATCCTCTACGACGACACGCCCCTGTCGCGGAACCTCGCCGAGTCGACCAAGGCCAACCTGAACAAGATCGGCCAGAACGAGACCCTGTTCGCCGCCATCGTCCCGGGCCAGACCGACGACGCCGCGCTGATCAAGCGCCTGCAGGGGGCGGGGATCGAGGTGGTCTATTACGGCGGCCACTACCAGGAGATGGGCAAGCTGGTGCGCAAGGCGGCGGATGCCGGCTACCGCCCGCAGTGGTTCGGCACCTCCGGCATCGCCACGAAGGAGTTCGGCACGCTGGCGGGCCCTGCGAGCGACGGCGTGCTGATGACCTTCAACCCGGACCTGCGCCGCAAGCCGGAGGCCGCCGCCGCCGTGAAGGCGCTGCAGGCCGACGGGATCGATCCCGCCGGCTTCACCCTCTACGGCTACGCCGCGCTCCAGGCCCTCGTCGAGGCCGGTAACTTCGCCAAGTCCACCGACCCGAAGGCCATCGCCGAGACCCTGCATGCCGAGCGGTTCACCCTGGTGCTCGGCAATGTCGGCTTCGACCAGAAGGGCGACGTGACGGCGCCGGGCTACGTGCTCTACGTCTGGCGCGACGGGGTGTTCACCTACGCCAATTGAGGCCCGATCGAAGCGAGGTCGAGGGGGATCGTCCCCTCCGCCACCGTGAGGGTGCGCCCGCCGACCCAGTCGGCGCCGTCGTAATCGACGAAGATCCGGCCGCGGCGGCCGAGTCGCGTGCCCTGCGCGGCGATGTAGGGACCGGCGGCGCGGCCGGTCTCGCGCAGCCAGCCGGCGACGGCGGCGTTGAAGCTGCCGGTGACCGGATCCTCGACCAGGGCGCCGGCGCCGTCGCTGAACAGGGTGCGGATCTCCCAGGCCGTCACTGCACCCTGGGGGTGGGCACCGACGAGGCCGATATCGATCCGGCCCTCGTGGCGGCGCACCGGCTCCACCGCCAGCACCGCCTCGGCGGAACCCAGCATCACCCCGATCCAGCCCGGGCCGTTATCGGCCCAGCGCGCCTCGACGACGGCCTCAGGGGCGATCCGCAGCACCGTCGCGACTTCCCGCAGGGTGGCCTCGTCCACCGGGCCCGAGCGCAGGAGCGGCGGCGCCGCGAAGGCGAGGCGGTCGGAATCGTGCCGGATCGGCACGAGGCCCGCCCCGCATTCCTGCACCACGCGCCCGGGCTGCCGGGGCGTCCCACCGAGGGCCAGCCAGGCGTGGCAGGCGCCGAGGGTCGGGTGGCCGGCGAAGGGCAGCTCGTGGGCGAGGGTGAAGATGCGCGCCCGGTAATCGGCGCTGGCATTGGTCGGCGGCAGCAGGAACACCGTCTCCGACAGGTTGAACCACCGCGTCATCGCCTGCATCACAGCGGTATCGGGCTCGGCCCCGCTCACCACCGCGAGCGGGTTGCCGGTGAAGGCGCCGTCGTGGAACACGTCGACCAGGGCGAAGCGGGCGGTCATGGCTCAGGGCTCCGGGGGCCAGCGAAAGTCGCTCAATCGCGTTCCTTGCCCGATTCGTCCGTCGCCTCCCACCCGCGACCTCGGGATGAGGTCGCGGGTGGGATGTAAGTGTCTCTACGACGTTGCCCCTGGTATCACGTCCAATACAGCACCCGCGCCGCCGGCAGCCGCTCCGCCAGGTCCTGCGTCAGGCCCTGACGCATCTCCCGCATCAGCTCGGCCGGAAACACGTACTTCACCGAGCCGAACTTGGTGAGCTTGCGGCTGCGCTCGTCCTCCCGCATCGGCAGGTCGGAGCCCGGATACCAGCCCGTCAGCACCTCCTTCGAGCCGGGGGTGAAGCGGTGGGTGATGAGTTCAGCGGTGAGGTCGAGGTCGCGCACCCCGTCGAGCGCGTCGGCGGCCTGGGCGAAGAGGTCGGCATAGGCCTCACGCCAGCCCGGCACGGGCAGGATCGGCGCGATCGTGAGCCCGACCGGGTAACCGGCGCGGGCCAAAGCCCCCATCGCGGCGAGGCGGTCGCGCAACGGGGCGGTACCCCCTCGTAGCGGGCGGCCGACGCGGCGTTGACCGAGAAGCGCAGCCGGGTGCGGCGGCGGTGCTCCAGGCCGAGCAGGGGCTCGACCGCCGCGAACTTGGTGGTGGCGCGCAACGACACCGGGGCGTCCCAGGCACCGAAATGCCGGATCGCCGCCGAGAGCGAGCCGGTCAGGTGCTCGATGCCGAGGGGATCGGTGTAGCACGAGGCCTCGAAGGTCGTGCCCTCGTGCGCGCGCTCCGCACTCGCCGAGGTGACGCCGCCCTGGCCGACATAGGCCGCGAGGTTGTCCAGGATCTCGGGCAGGTTGGCGTAGACCCGGGTCACCGGGGGGCCGGAGAGCGAGCCGGCGAGGTAGCAGTACTGGCAATGGGCCGGGCAGCCCTCGGCGAGGTCGACGCGCCAGTCGGCGCTCGGCGGGATTGGCTGCAGCTTCAGCTTGGTCGGCGGCGCGACCACCACCGCGAGGGTGTTCTTGGCCTCGACATAGGCCCGGCGCGGATCGGGGTGGCGCAGGCCGGTCAGGCGGTTGCCGGGCAAAGCCTCGACGGCGAGCCCGAGGGCCTCGGCGCGGGCCGCGATCGACCGCCCGTGGGCGTGCTCCCGCGCCGCCGCGGTGATGACGACCCGGCGCGGACGCCAGAGGCGGGCCGTGCGGGCGGGAGCGGGATCGTGGACGGTCATGCCCGGCGAACGCGCGGGCGGCTCTGCGGGTCCCGATCGTTAACGAACGAACGCGACGGCGTTAATGCTTGGCCTGCGGCCGCACCGTGTAGGTGCCGCCGCGGATCCGCTCGGGAAAGCCCTCGGCGTAGCGGGCGGTGGCCTCCTCGCCGTAGGTCTGGACCAGCTCCTGGAAGGCCGCGAACAGGGCGGCCTGGGCCATGCAGTCGCCGTCGATCCCGTCCAGGCAACCTTCCGCGAAGGCCTCCGAGACGTAGCTCAGGGCGGCGCGCTTCGCGTCCTGATCGGACTCGAGCGCGGGGTGGTGGTCGTGGGTTTCGAATTCGGTCATCGACAGCCTTGAGATCGGGTCTCTGGTGAGAACGGCGGTCTCGGATCCGCAGCGGCCTCGTGTGATGCCCCGATTCATAGGCCCTCGCCCGGCGGCGGGCCAGCAAGGAATTGCGAAGAGGTTAACGGCGCCACGAGAATGCCTCCCTCTTCGACACGGACGCCACAGCGTGGCGCGCGTGCAACAGAGGGCCGGTCAGCCGCCGAAACGCCCGGCCAGCGCCACCGACAGGCGCTCACCCTCCGCGATGTAGCGGGTCGCGGCCTCGACCGCCGAGGGGGTGCAGACCCGGTAGGTCACTGCGTAGCCGCCATAGCCGCGGTTATAGGCTCCGGCGAGGCGGTCGCGCCGGCCCTGGCTGGTGCCTTCGGCATCGAGCAGGGATTTCATCCGGGCGGGCCATTCCGACGCGTCCGGGTTGCCGCACAATTCGCGCAGGAAGCTCAGCGCCCCGATGATCTCCGACAGGCGCAGGAGGTCGCGGTCGTAGGGCGCCGGCGTCTCGGCCGGCGGGGGAGGGGCGGGGGCCTCCTTCTCGGGCGGCTTGGGCGCGGGCTTCGGCCGGGTCTGGGCGAAGGCGGGGGCCGCCGCGAGGAGGCAGGCGGCAGCCAGGATGACGGCGTGCCTCATCTCTCGTCTCCGATCGCCGCGAGCGCCTGGGCGATTACCCCGTGCAGCCCCCGCGTGGTCGGCAGGTCGCGCGACTCGTCGGGCGTCACCCAGCGTAAGGAGAGGGCCTCCGGCCCGGTCGCCGGCTCGCCGGAGCGCCAGCGCGCCGCGTGGGGGTGGATCACGAAGTGGAACATCACCGTGCCGTCGGCGTCGCGCTCGATCACCTCGAGGGGATCGAGGTAGGCCACCACCTCGGCCACCACCCCGACCTCCTCGTGCAGCTCGCGCAGGGCCGCCTCGGCCAGGGTCTCGCCGACCTCCACCTGTCCGCCCGGCAGGGTGTAGATCCCGCGCATCGGCGCCTGGCCGCGGGCGGCGAGCAGCACCCGGCCGTCACGCACCACCGCCGCGGAGGCGGCGATGAAGGGACGCAGCGGATAGCGGCGGCGCCAGGCCGGATCCTCGGCATCCGCGCTCAAGGCCGCGCATCCCCGTCCTGCACCACGGCGAGCCGCCCGTCGGAGAGGGCTACCACGATCCGGTTGCCGAGCACCGCGAGGCCGGGCCCGACCGGCGCCGGCAGGGTCGCCCGCGCCCGCTCGGACAGGTCCTTGAGGGAGAGATAGGCGAGGGCGGCGCGGTCGCGGGTCGCCACCACCAGCTCGCCCCCGAGGGCGGCACCGGGGGCAGCGAATCCTTTGGCACCCTGCGCCCGCCGGGCCGGTTTCCCGCCGGCGAGGCTCCAGTGCTCGAGCCGGCCCTCCTCGCCGCGCACCAGCACGGCGGCGGGCGGCTGGCCCGGCAGGTCGGCCGCGAGGGCGAGGGAGCCCGGCTCCGGCGGGGTCTCGGCGCGCACCCGCCAGCTCCCGTCCTGGCGCCCGATCAGCGCGAGGCCGGTGCCCTCCGGATGCTCGCCGAGGGCGAGCAGGTGGAGCGACCCGTCGATCTCGACCGGGCGCAGGGTATCGGCGGAAAAGACCGCGCCGGCCCCCGGCGGCACCGTCGCGGTCGCCACCGGCACGGGCTTCGGGTCGGCGCTCATCGTCACCTTCTGGCGCTCGCGCACGGTCACGCCGGCGGCGCCCGGGCGTCCGTCCGGGGCCCGGCTCGGGCCCGACAGGTAGGCGCTGACCGGACCGGCCAGCACCCGGCGGGTGCCCGGCAGCGCGCCCTTCGGCGTCTCGCCGGCGGTCAGGCCCTCGACCGCGTCGAGGGGCAGCGGCACGACCGCGACCGTGTCGCCCGACAGGGTGAGGACCGCCGCACCATTCTCGCCCCACACCACCGCGACCGGACCGGCCTTGCGCGGCAGCTGCGGCAGCCCGGCGGTGGTGACGGCGAGCGCCGCCTCGCTGCCCGCGTCGCGCAGCTGCGTCACCCGGAACGGAAGGTCGAGGAGGCTGACCCGCGGCTCGGCGGCGGCGGGCGCGACCGGCAGCAGCAGAGCGAGAGCGGCAGGGAGCAGGAGAGCGAGCGCCCGCCGCTCAGACATGCTGGCCGCCGTTGATGTGCAATTCGGCGCCGTTCACGTAGGACGAGGCCTCGGTGCACAGGAAGTAGATCGCCTTGGCGACCTCGTCGGGCGTGCCGAGTCGCCGCTGCGGGATCTGCGCCACCAGCTTGTCGGTGCCCGGCGACAGGATCGAGGTGTCGATCTCGCCCGGCGAGATCGCGTTCACCCGCACGCCGAGAGGCCCGAAATCCGAGGCCATCTCGCGGGTCAGGCCGGCGAGCGCCGCCTTCGAGGTGGCGTAGGCCGCCCCCGCGAAGGGATGGACGCGCGACCCCGCGATCGACGTCACGTTGACGATGGAGCCGCGCGCCCGGGTCAGCTCCTCGCACAGGCCGCGGGCGAGCAGGATGGGGGCGAAGAAATTCACCTGGAACACCCGCGTCCAGTCGGAGAACGGGGTGTCGATCGAGCCCAGCCGCGCGCCGCCGGCCCCCTTCGGCGAGATGCCGGCATTGTTGACGAGCGCGTGCAGCAGCCCGCCCTCGGCCTCGAGCCGCCCGGCCACTTCCTTGACGGCGCGGACCGTGTCCTCCGGGTCGGCGAGGTCGACCTGGAGATGGTCCTCCGGCCCCATCTCCCACGGGCAGTTCTCCGGGAAGGGGTGGCGCGAGCAGGTGATGACGCGCCAGCCCGCCGCCGAGAAGCGCTTGACGGTGGCGTGGCCGATGCCCCGGCTCGCGCCGGTGAGCAGCATCACGCGGCGGCGTTCGTTCGACGGTTGGGCCACGGCCGTTCCTCGGGATATCCGGTGCGGGGCGCTTAAGCGGTGTGCTGGCGCGGCGCGAAGAGCCCCAGGGTAGGGCTCCGGGGCCCGGAAATCCAGGGCTCGCCGCGCCGCAGCAAAGCTTGCCCGTCAGGGCAGGCTTGCCTCTCAGGGATAGAGGCGGTTGCTCTGCCAGCCCTCGCCCTGGCGGGTGAAGCGCACCCGGTCGTGCAGGCGGTAGGCGCCGTCCTGCCAGAACTCCATCGTCACCGGTGCGATGCGGTAGCCGGTCCAGTGGGGCGGCCGCGCCACGGTCTCGCCGGGAAAGCGCGCGGCCACCTCCTCCACCGCCCGCATCAGGGTCTCGCGGCTGTCGAGGGGCTGCGACTGCCGGCTCGCCCAGGCGCCGAGGCGGCTGTCGCGGGCGCGGGTGGCGAAGTAGGCGTCGGCTTCCGCATCCTCGACCTTCGTCACGGTCCCGCGGGCCCGGACCTGGCGGCGCAGGCTCTTCCAGTGCAGCACGAGGGCGGCGCGCGGGTTGTCCGCGAGCTCCAGCCCCTTCATCGACAGGGTGTTGGTGTAGAACACGAATCCGCGCTCGTCGGCGTCCTTCAGGAGCACGATGCGCACGTCCGGCAGGCCGTCGGCGCCGCAGGTGGCCAGCGCCATGGCGTTCGGATCCTCGGGCTCCGATGCCTGCGCGTCGGCAAACCATTGCCGGAACAGTCCCCAGGGATCCGGGTTCTGGGTGAAATCATCTTTCGTTAACCCGTCCACGGCATCGTCCTTACCCAAGTGGCATCAGGGCCCGACCGGCCCCGTGCCCGTGTGACAACCGGAACCGGGGGCGGGCCGGCGTCGCTCTCTCATGCGTCGCGGCGGGCCGTCCGGTCGTGAGAACAGGTGTAATGCGTCGCGGTGCGTGTAAAGTCGGTTCGGTGACGCTCGGGCTCGTCGTCGCGGCGAGCGCCTTGGGGAGCGTCCTGGCGATCGGCGGCTGCAGCCAGCCGCTCATCATGTTCACGCCGCAGGCGGACGTGGCGCCGCCGGAGCCGGAGAGCACCGGCAGCATCGAGCCTGCGGCCCCGAGAAGAGACCGGGATCTCAGCTTCGGCCCGGACCTCTCCGGCGAGGACTGGCGCCGCGCCAAGGCGGCGCTCTCCGTCGCCCTCGATCCGCAGGGCAACGGCCAGCCGGTGAAGTGGGATAACCCGGATTCGGGCATGCGCGGCATGGTCAACCCGACCGGGCTGCCCTTCGTCAAGAACGACGAGATCTGCCGCGGCTTCCTTGCCTCGGTGATCGGGCCGGGCCGCAACCGCTTCGTGCGCGGCACCGGGTGCCGGCCGTCGGGCGGCGCCTGGGAGCTGAAGAGCGTGAAGGCGACGACGAAGCCGGGGTGAGCCGCAGGAAATGGCGCTCCTGCGGGAAGTGACGTAACCTGACCTCTTCCTGCGCCGCCTGCGTTGCAATCCGGCAACACGGTTGCCAGATACGGCTCAACTCGTTTCACGAGAGCGGCGTCGCCCAGGCGGTCACGGACCCGGGCCGGTGCCGCTCGAATCGCCATCGGATCGCCATGCGCAACCCATACGATGTACTCGGCGTGAGCCGCTCGGCCGACGAGGCGGAAATCAAGAAGGCTTTCCGCAAGCTCGCCAAGGCCTACCACCCCGACCGCAACAAGAACGACACCAAGGCGCAGGATCGCTTCGCCGAGGTCAACCAGGCCTACGAGATCCTGGGCGACGCCAAGAAGCGCGAGCAGTTCGACCGCGGTGCCATCGACGGCGACGGCAAGCCCCGCTTCACCGGCTTCGAGGGCTTCGGCGGAGGCGGCGCCGGCCGCGGCGGTGGGGGATTCGACTTCGAGTCGATGGCCCGGGCCCGCGGCGGGGCCGGCGGCGCCGGCGGCTTCGGCGAGGACATCTTCTCGCACCTGTTCGGCGAGGCGTTCCGCTCCGCCGGCGGAGCCGGCCGCGCCGCGCCCCAGAAGGGCGAGGACGTCGCCGCCGAACTGACCGTCACCCTCGACCAGGTCGCCGGCGAGGCCAAGCTGCGCCTCAACCTGCCGAGCGGCCGCGAGGTCGACGTGGTCGTGCCCAAGGGCGTGGTCGACGGGCAGGTGATCCGCCTGCGCGGCCTCGGCTATCCGGGCGCCCACGGCGCCGAGCCGGGCGACGCGCTCCTGACCATCCGCTTCGCCGCCGATTCCCGATTCCAGATCGAGGGCTCGGATTTGCGCACCACCGCCGAGGTCCCGCTCGAGGACGCGGTTCTGGGCGGGCCGATCCGGATCCAGACCCTGACCGGCGCGGTCGAGATGAAGATCCCGCCGATGACCAGCTCCGGCCGGGTCTTCCGCCTGCGCGGCAAGGGCCTGCCGAAGAAGGACGGCACCCGCGGCGACCTGCTCGCCACCATCGCCGTCACCCTGCCGGCCAATGCGGACGAGGCCCTGACCGAGTTCGCCCGCAAGCGGCGGGCCGCCACTGCTGCGAGCTGAGCGGGGCGGGCGTCGGCGGCTTTACCGGAGCCGGCGCACTTCCGTCGCCCGCGGGCGTCGGTTAAGGAAACCGCTGGGGAGCCATGCACGGCCGGGTCCGACCGGCCGCCGTCGGCCTCCCGTGGCGGCTGTTCTTTGGGTGACTCATGGCTGACTCGAACCGGGCACAGGTACAGGATGGCGGGCAGCCCCGCACCGGGCTTCTCGCCGGCAAGCGCGGCCTCGTGCTCGGCGTCGCCAACAACCGCTCGATCGCCTGGGGCATCGCCAAGAGCGCGCACCAGCACGGTGCGGAGCTGGCTTTCACCTATCAGGGCGAGGCCTTGAAGAAGCGCGTCGAGCCCCTGGCCCGCGAGCTCGACGCGGCGGTCGTCGGCCATTGCGATGTCACCGATCCGGCCTCGATCGACGCGGTCTTCGAGGCCGCCGGCCGGCACTTCCCCGACGGGATCGACTTCGTCATCCACTGCATCGCCTTCTCGGACAAGGACGAGCTGACCGGCCGCTACATCGAGACCAGCGAGGCGAATTTCTCGAAGTCGCTGCTGATCTCCTGCTACTCGTTCACGGCGGTCGCCCAGCGCGCCGAGAAGCTGATGCCCAACGGCGGCTCGCTGCTCACGCTGACCTATTACGGCGCCGAAAAGTGGATGCCGCACTACAACGTGATGGGCGTCGCTAAGGCGGCCCTCGAAGCCTCGGTGCGCTACCTCGCAGCCGATCTCGGCCCGCAGAAGATCCGCGTCAACGCGATCTCGGCCGGCCCGATCAAGACGCTCGCCGCCTCCGGCATCGGCGACTTCCGCTACATACTGAAGTGGAACGAGTACAACGCCCCGCTGCGGCGGACGGTGACCATCGACGAGGTCGGCGAGACCGCCGCCTACCTGATCTCCGACATGTCCCGCGGCATGACCGGCGAGATCCTGCACGTGGACGCGGGCTACCATGTCGTCGGCATGAAGAATCCCGAGGCGCCGGACCTCAGCCTCGACAAGGAGTGAGTGCACCTCGCAGAACTCCCGTTCTCCGCCGGCGCTCGCCCTGGCGACGTCGGCGCAGCGGGAGTTTTGTGGGAGACGCTTCGGGTTCAGGGCTGGACCGGCGGGCCGTCAGGCCCAATGTGGGCGTCGCGTCGTCATGCGGAGCCCACCATGTCCACCCCCAGCGACTCTCGCCAGAAGATCGCCATGCTCACCGCCGGCGGCCTCGCCCCCTGCCTGTCGGCGGCGGTCGGCGGGCTGATCGCCCGCTACACCGACCTCTCGCCCGAGACCGAGATCATCGGCTATCGCAGCGGCTACAAGGGCCTGCTGCTCGGCGACCACCTCCCCGTCACCCCGGAGGTGCGGGCCAGGGCCGGGGTGCTCCTGCGCCACGGCGGCTCGCCGCTCGGCAACAGCCGGATCAAGCTCACCAACGTCCAGGATTGCGTGAAGCGCGGCCTCGTCAAGGAGGGCCAGGACCCGCTGAAGGTGGCGGCCGAGCAGCTCGCCCGCGACCGGGTCACGATCCTGCACACGATCGGCGGCGACGACACCAACACCACGGCGGCCGACCTCGCGGCCTATCTCGAGGCGAACGGCTACCACCTGACGGTGGTCGGGCTGCCGAAGACCATCGACAACGACGTGGTGCCGATCCGCCAGACGCTCGGCGCCTGGAGTGCGGCGGAGCAGGGCGCGCTCTTCGCCGAGAACATCGTCAACGAGCAGAGCGCCAACCCGCGCATGCTGATCGTCCACGAGATCATGGGCCGCAAGTGCGGCTGGCTCACCGCCGCGACGGCCAAGGCCTATCGCGAGCGCCTGGACCGCACGGCCTTCCTGCCGGAATTCGGCCTCGACCGGGCCCACAAGGAGGTGGACGCGGTCTACCTG
This is a stretch of genomic DNA from Methylobacterium sp. 17Sr1-1. It encodes these proteins:
- a CDS encoding RT0821/Lpp0805 family surface protein gives rise to the protein MRRGACKVGSVTLGLVVAASALGSVLAIGGCSQPLIMFTPQADVAPPEPESTGSIEPAAPRRDRDLSFGPDLSGEDWRRAKAALSVALDPQGNGQPVKWDNPDSGMRGMVNPTGLPFVKNDEICRGFLASVIGPGRNRFVRGTGCRPSGGAWELKSVKATTKPG
- a CDS encoding DnaJ C-terminal domain-containing protein, encoding MRNPYDVLGVSRSADEAEIKKAFRKLAKAYHPDRNKNDTKAQDRFAEVNQAYEILGDAKKREQFDRGAIDGDGKPRFTGFEGFGGGGAGRGGGGFDFESMARARGGAGGAGGFGEDIFSHLFGEAFRSAGGAGRAAPQKGEDVAAELTVTLDQVAGEAKLRLNLPSGREVDVVVPKGVVDGQVIRLRGLGYPGAHGAEPGDALLTIRFAADSRFQIEGSDLRTTAEVPLEDAVLGGPIRIQTLTGAVEMKIPPMTSSGRVFRLRGKGLPKKDGTRGDLLATIAVTLPANADEALTEFARKRRAATAAS
- the fabI gene encoding enoyl-ACP reductase FabI, which translates into the protein MADSNRAQVQDGGQPRTGLLAGKRGLVLGVANNRSIAWGIAKSAHQHGAELAFTYQGEALKKRVEPLARELDAAVVGHCDVTDPASIDAVFEAAGRHFPDGIDFVIHCIAFSDKDELTGRYIETSEANFSKSLLISCYSFTAVAQRAEKLMPNGGSLLTLTYYGAEKWMPHYNVMGVAKAALEASVRYLAADLGPQKIRVNAISAGPIKTLAASGIGDFRYILKWNEYNAPLRRTVTIDEVGETAAYLISDMSRGMTGEILHVDAGYHVVGMKNPEAPDLSLDKE
- a CDS encoding pyrophosphate--fructose-6-phosphate 1-phosphotransferase, which produces MSTPSDSRQKIAMLTAGGLAPCLSAAVGGLIARYTDLSPETEIIGYRSGYKGLLLGDHLPVTPEVRARAGVLLRHGGSPLGNSRIKLTNVQDCVKRGLVKEGQDPLKVAAEQLARDRVTILHTIGGDDTNTTAADLAAYLEANGYHLTVVGLPKTIDNDVVPIRQTLGAWSAAEQGALFAENIVNEQSANPRMLIVHEIMGRKCGWLTAATAKAYRERLDRTAFLPEFGLDRAHKEVDAVYLPEMPLDIAREAARLKGRLDAKDCVTVFLSEGAGLDEIVAEIEGRGEILGRDPFGHVKIDTINVGKWFADRFAPMIGAEKTLVVKSGHFCRSAAPNADDLRLIQGMVDLAVECGLKGVSGVIGHDEDQGGRLRAIEFPRIRGGKAFDPTVPWFTALLDQIGQERAH